A window of the Corynebacterium minutissimum genome harbors these coding sequences:
- a CDS encoding HPr family phosphocarrier protein, whose amino-acid sequence MASKTVKVGSSVGLHARPASIIADAAAEYDEDIFLTLVGDEDEDETDAASSLMIMALGAEQGDEVTVTSDNEEAVEKIAGLIEQDLDAS is encoded by the coding sequence ATGGCTTCTAAGACCGTCAAGGTTGGTTCCTCTGTCGGACTGCACGCACGTCCGGCTTCCATCATTGCTGATGCTGCTGCTGAGTATGATGAGGACATTTTCCTGACCCTCGTTGGTGACGAGGACGAGGATGAAACCGATGCTGCATCCTCCCTGATGATCATGGCTCTCGGTGCAGAGCAGGGTGACGAAGTCACCGTGACCTCCGACAACGAAGAGGCTGTTGAGAAGATTGCTGGCCTCATTGAGCAGGACCTCGACGCTTCTTAA
- a CDS encoding FtsX-like permease family protein has protein sequence MKTMTPTAAYRRELSVTARPFIGGIVLAAVVIGTLVGTILYVAFSTGGSSDFKAGVTNMSLIAIIPAFAGVRLAHQNFIADHRNTVQALRILGIGRAFFTRHLLLQGACLALLASVSAVVLGRLLATPLFKVILLGLNKQLPDHWGSPIDVAWSSLLVLVPLYLLGVGILNVDKVLAKTGDRGAATVGKSKSLVGLVGLVLAVVNIAAGIWCMVTTPPGPVVLIFVFTLPFLAVTLAGPFARAQVRWAAAAIKKVSGWSAPALGIRSSETVGTTSRVGLATALVAIPLAGFTGAQTSLWAANYVGSQNFQTVPVVVDQDFRLLEAQEADGVCEEIGDDCRGVVYWQPSDFESAGETSVPMEKASDYSLAGSNDHVIGQLLSPAAPVKAHSPFYPDFMVPFSGISSESPVKPEWGLPVVAESASAPDHLRVESAQDWVRHVDMDSQIMYGPHGDGTAGFVPTAAYTLLAICLVLAVSVMGKRANLHAFFSPLRLLGRTQGAIQRAEFWAILFPYCVAMLTALLVGIWYTVAVHVAVSAYPGALLPYLPPGLWVLFVLVFLGTSATAFLPTPDKDERGADAP, from the coding sequence ATGAAGACCATGACTCCCACCGCCGCCTACCGGAGAGAGCTGTCGGTGACGGCGCGCCCCTTCATCGGGGGAATCGTACTGGCTGCGGTAGTAATAGGCACGCTCGTCGGCACCATCCTTTACGTCGCATTCTCGACTGGCGGAAGCAGCGACTTCAAGGCCGGCGTGACGAATATGAGCCTGATTGCGATCATCCCGGCATTCGCCGGGGTCCGGTTGGCGCATCAGAATTTTATCGCTGACCACCGAAATACCGTGCAAGCGCTGCGGATTCTCGGCATAGGCAGGGCGTTTTTCACCAGGCACCTGCTCCTGCAAGGGGCGTGCCTGGCGCTTCTGGCAAGCGTTTCGGCGGTCGTGTTGGGACGGTTGTTGGCGACGCCGCTTTTCAAGGTGATTCTGCTAGGGCTCAACAAGCAGCTGCCAGATCACTGGGGCTCGCCCATTGACGTTGCCTGGTCGTCACTGCTGGTCTTAGTCCCCCTGTACCTCCTCGGCGTCGGGATTCTCAACGTCGACAAGGTGCTGGCCAAAACCGGGGATCGGGGAGCGGCGACAGTAGGTAAGTCCAAATCCTTGGTGGGGCTGGTTGGCCTAGTGCTCGCAGTGGTCAATATTGCCGCGGGTATCTGGTGTATGGTGACGACTCCGCCAGGGCCTGTCGTGTTGATCTTCGTCTTCACCTTGCCGTTCCTCGCTGTCACACTTGCCGGCCCCTTCGCCCGGGCGCAAGTTCGCTGGGCAGCCGCGGCGATCAAAAAGGTGAGCGGATGGTCGGCACCCGCGCTAGGAATCCGCTCCTCCGAAACCGTCGGGACGACCTCGAGGGTGGGGCTTGCTACCGCGCTCGTAGCCATTCCGCTGGCAGGCTTCACAGGTGCACAGACCTCGTTATGGGCGGCAAATTACGTAGGCTCCCAAAATTTCCAAACGGTCCCAGTCGTCGTTGACCAAGATTTTCGCCTGCTGGAAGCGCAGGAAGCAGACGGTGTATGCGAGGAGATCGGCGACGACTGCCGCGGGGTGGTCTACTGGCAGCCCTCGGACTTCGAATCCGCGGGGGAGACCTCCGTACCGATGGAGAAGGCGTCTGACTATTCTCTGGCCGGATCGAATGACCACGTGATAGGGCAGCTACTCTCGCCCGCGGCGCCGGTGAAAGCTCACAGCCCCTTCTACCCAGACTTCATGGTGCCGTTCTCCGGTATCTCTAGCGAGTCTCCGGTCAAACCGGAATGGGGGCTTCCCGTGGTCGCAGAATCGGCTAGCGCACCGGATCATCTCCGGGTGGAGTCCGCGCAGGATTGGGTACGGCACGTGGATATGGATAGCCAGATCATGTACGGGCCCCACGGCGACGGAACCGCCGGCTTCGTCCCCACCGCGGCCTACACTCTGCTGGCGATCTGCCTGGTCCTCGCGGTCTCTGTGATGGGCAAGCGGGCCAATTTGCATGCGTTCTTCTCGCCACTGCGTCTTCTGGGCCGTACCCAAGGCGCGATCCAGCGAGCAGAGTTCTGGGCAATCCTCTTTCCGTACTGTGTTGCCATGCTGACAGCGCTCCTAGTGGGCATCTGGTACACGGTCGCCGTCCATGTCGCAGTCTCGGCGTACCCCGGGGCGCTGCTGCCTTACCTTCCCCCAGGGCTATGGGTGCTCTTTGTCCTCGTCTTCTTAGGCACGAGTGCGACTGCCTTCTTGCCAACTCCAGACAAGGACGAGCGTGGCGCAGATGCGCCCTAG
- a CDS encoding ATP-binding cassette domain-containing protein: protein MSHIDWDSVSFRYSKYGPYILRDAALSLSRPGIYEVRGPSGSGKSTVLDLLAGLRSPSEGRVTIDGKRFGKGAAKKLTSWRAAHVGYAPQAPTLLPSLSCRENLELAVHVAGRGLDAQGREELLGTLGMQPFTEALPAELSGGQRQRVAVAQALASQPDLVLMDEPVSALDGANVTVVEDLLRQSAKQGAIVVYCSHRELFDGQAETLLQMGA from the coding sequence GTGTCGCACATCGACTGGGATAGTGTCTCTTTTCGATACTCGAAATATGGGCCATATATTCTGCGGGATGCCGCGCTGTCGTTGTCACGGCCTGGCATCTACGAAGTCCGGGGTCCATCGGGAAGCGGTAAATCCACGGTTCTGGATCTGTTAGCCGGTCTGCGCTCACCCAGTGAAGGCAGGGTAACCATCGACGGTAAACGGTTCGGAAAGGGCGCGGCCAAGAAGCTAACCTCATGGCGGGCCGCGCACGTCGGGTACGCACCACAGGCACCGACCCTCCTGCCTAGCCTCAGCTGCCGGGAGAACCTCGAGCTGGCAGTTCACGTCGCCGGACGGGGCCTCGACGCCCAGGGCAGGGAAGAGCTGCTTGGCACGTTGGGCATGCAGCCTTTCACAGAAGCCCTGCCGGCGGAGCTATCCGGGGGTCAACGCCAGCGCGTTGCGGTGGCCCAGGCACTAGCTTCCCAACCGGACTTGGTGCTCATGGATGAGCCCGTCAGCGCGCTTGATGGAGCGAATGTCACCGTGGTCGAGGACTTGTTGCGCCAGTCGGCGAAGCAGGGAGCGATAGTGGTCTATTGCTCCCACCGCGAGCTTTTCGACGGGCAGGCAGAAACGCTGCTGCAGATGGGGGCATAG
- a CDS encoding uracil-xanthine permease family protein: protein MSIFSWDVHGDGKTIKPGAVVAPEERLSWGRTIGIGMQHVVAMFGATLLVPTLTGFPVNTTLLFSGLGTILFLMITRNRLPSYLGSSFAFIAPLTASQQYGIGAQAGSVLVTGLVLVLIGFAVKAAGRKVLDAVMPPAVTGAIVALIGLNLAPNAASNFSSQPLVATVTLAVIILATVAGRGMVSRLSILIGVVVGWAFAAITGNLGEGAVESIREAAWIGFPQFHAPEFHVSAILAALPVLVVLIAENVGHVKAVSEMTKRDLDDLAGDALIADGLATSLAGGFGGSGTTTYAENIGVMAATRVYSTAAYWVAAITAIALAFIPKFGALIFTIPTGVLGGACLVLYGLIGMLGVRIWMDNKVNFNNPVNLTAAAVALIAGIGNLTLDVFGVTLEGIAWGSVGIIIGYPIMKRLYDQVGEGQYAKY, encoded by the coding sequence GTGAGTATCTTTTCCTGGGACGTCCATGGGGACGGAAAAACTATTAAGCCGGGTGCGGTGGTTGCGCCCGAAGAACGATTGAGCTGGGGCCGCACCATTGGCATCGGCATGCAGCACGTCGTGGCCATGTTTGGCGCGACGCTGCTTGTGCCAACGCTGACCGGTTTCCCGGTCAACACCACACTGCTCTTCTCTGGTCTGGGAACGATTCTGTTCCTCATGATCACGCGCAACCGCTTGCCCTCCTACCTGGGCTCGTCCTTTGCGTTCATTGCACCACTGACCGCTTCCCAGCAGTATGGCATCGGTGCGCAGGCGGGTTCGGTTCTCGTGACCGGCCTGGTTCTCGTGCTCATCGGTTTCGCTGTGAAGGCTGCTGGCCGCAAGGTACTCGATGCGGTCATGCCGCCCGCGGTCACCGGCGCCATCGTGGCACTCATCGGCCTAAACCTGGCGCCTAACGCGGCCTCCAACTTCTCTAGCCAGCCCCTCGTGGCAACCGTGACCCTGGCGGTCATCATCTTGGCTACTGTGGCCGGCCGCGGCATGGTCTCGCGCCTGTCTATTCTCATTGGCGTTGTTGTGGGCTGGGCCTTCGCGGCTATCACCGGGAACCTGGGGGAGGGCGCCGTGGAATCTATCCGTGAGGCTGCCTGGATTGGTTTCCCACAGTTCCACGCCCCAGAGTTTCATGTCTCTGCCATTCTGGCGGCGCTGCCGGTTCTCGTCGTCCTGATCGCTGAGAACGTCGGCCACGTCAAGGCCGTCTCCGAAATGACGAAGCGTGACCTCGATGATCTGGCCGGCGATGCCCTTATCGCTGACGGACTCGCGACTTCCCTAGCTGGTGGCTTCGGTGGCTCCGGCACCACGACCTACGCTGAGAATATCGGTGTCATGGCTGCAACTCGCGTCTATTCCACGGCCGCGTATTGGGTTGCCGCCATCACCGCTATCGCGCTGGCTTTCATCCCGAAGTTTGGCGCGCTCATTTTCACCATCCCTACCGGTGTATTGGGTGGTGCCTGCCTCGTGCTCTACGGGCTCATCGGCATGCTCGGTGTGCGCATCTGGATGGACAACAAGGTCAACTTCAACAACCCTGTCAACCTCACCGCCGCTGCTGTTGCGCTCATCGCCGGAATCGGCAACCTCACCCTCGACGTCTTCGGCGTCACCCTGGAGGGCATCGCCTGGGGTTCCGTCGGCATCATCATCGGTTACCCCATCATGAAGCGCCTCTACGACCAAGTCGGGGAAGGGCAGTACGCGAAGTATTAG
- the hflX gene encoding GTPase HflX, translating into MTKQTHDELLAQAFGEPAPAPQDPTIGDLDLAERNAFRRVTRETTIRAEDTTDGYEVEYRKLRLEQVILVGVWTEGTVAEVEATMAELAALTETAGAEVVEALYQKREKPDPGTYIGSGKAAELKDIVAATGADTVVCDGELTPGQLSALERALNTKVIDRTMLILDIFAQHAKSKEGKAQVSLAQLEYLYTHTRGWGGNLSRQAGGRAGSNGGVGLRGPGETKIETDRRRIRTQMALLRKELKAMKTAREVKRAKRQRSTVPQIAIAGYTNAGKSSLINAMTGAGVLVEDALFATLDPTTRRAELADGRQVVFTDTVGFVRHLPTQLVEAFKSTLEEVLAADLMLHVVDGSDPFPLKQIEAVNKVIYDIVKETGEDAPPEIIVINKIDQADPLVLAELRHVLDRDNVVYVSAKTGEGVDELTACVELFLNSRDEHVQLLIPFTRGDVVARLHAEGTVRSEEYSGEGTLVDVRLPASVAAELAEFRVEESA; encoded by the coding sequence ATGACGAAACAAACCCATGATGAACTCCTCGCGCAGGCCTTTGGTGAGCCTGCCCCCGCGCCGCAGGATCCGACGATTGGTGACTTGGACCTTGCCGAGCGCAATGCCTTCCGCCGTGTGACGCGTGAGACCACCATCCGTGCCGAAGACACTACTGACGGTTACGAGGTGGAGTACCGAAAGCTCCGTCTGGAGCAAGTGATCCTCGTTGGTGTGTGGACCGAGGGAACCGTGGCCGAAGTGGAGGCCACGATGGCTGAGCTGGCAGCCTTGACGGAAACTGCTGGCGCAGAGGTGGTGGAGGCGCTCTACCAGAAGCGTGAGAAGCCCGACCCAGGAACCTATATTGGCTCAGGCAAGGCTGCTGAGCTCAAGGATATTGTGGCCGCGACCGGTGCCGATACCGTCGTCTGCGATGGTGAGCTCACCCCCGGTCAGCTCTCGGCTCTCGAGCGTGCTCTCAACACCAAGGTTATTGACCGCACCATGCTCATTTTGGACATCTTCGCGCAGCATGCGAAGTCCAAGGAAGGTAAGGCGCAGGTCTCCCTGGCACAGTTGGAGTACCTCTACACGCACACACGAGGTTGGGGTGGCAATCTTTCGCGCCAGGCAGGTGGCCGTGCCGGTTCCAACGGCGGTGTGGGCCTGCGTGGTCCTGGTGAAACCAAGATTGAGACGGACCGTCGCCGCATCCGTACCCAGATGGCGCTTCTGCGCAAAGAACTTAAGGCGATGAAGACCGCCCGTGAGGTCAAACGCGCGAAGCGCCAGCGCTCCACCGTGCCCCAAATCGCCATTGCTGGCTATACCAATGCAGGAAAGTCCTCCCTCATTAACGCGATGACGGGCGCCGGCGTGCTGGTCGAGGATGCCCTGTTTGCCACGCTGGATCCCACGACGCGCCGAGCCGAGCTTGCCGACGGCCGCCAGGTCGTCTTTACCGACACCGTCGGCTTCGTGCGCCACTTGCCGACTCAGCTGGTGGAAGCCTTCAAATCCACGCTGGAAGAAGTCCTCGCCGCAGATCTCATGCTGCACGTGGTCGATGGGTCTGACCCGTTCCCGCTCAAGCAGATCGAGGCGGTCAACAAGGTTATCTACGACATTGTGAAGGAAACCGGCGAGGATGCCCCGCCGGAGATCATCGTTATCAACAAGATTGACCAGGCTGACCCACTCGTTCTGGCAGAGCTGCGCCACGTACTCGATCGCGACAATGTGGTCTACGTGTCTGCAAAGACGGGCGAGGGCGTGGACGAACTCACGGCTTGCGTGGAGCTTTTCCTTAACTCCCGCGACGAACATGTGCAGCTGCTGATCCCTTTTACGCGCGGTGACGTGGTGGCGCGCCTCCACGCGGAGGGTACCGTGCGCAGCGAGGAGTACTCGGGGGAGGGCACGCTAGTCGACGTCCGCCTCCCAGCCTCCGTCGCCGCCGAGCTAGCCGAGTTCCGCGTGGAGGAATCCGCTTAG
- the dapF gene encoding diaminopimelate epimerase gives MNFAKGHGTENDFVIVEGTQPLLPEKVQALCDRRAGIGGDGVLRVIRAGELLAAGDIDELALGIDAQDWFMDYRNADGSVAEMCGNGTRVFAHWVRSRGLVDKDTFTVGTRAGAKRVTVHSFTETDAEVSVEMGPATVLGVSTASMAGEKFAGLGVDMGNPHLAAVIPGLSAEALAQRTLEQPVIDTEFFPAGVNVEIVTPLEAGTVHMRVFERGVGETRSCGTGTVAAARAALADASQATGTVRVIVPGGEVTVEITEDGSTLTGPSRIVATGETSL, from the coding sequence ATGAACTTTGCCAAGGGACACGGAACTGAGAACGACTTTGTCATTGTGGAAGGAACCCAGCCCCTTCTACCAGAGAAAGTCCAGGCGCTGTGCGATCGTCGCGCCGGCATCGGCGGCGATGGCGTGCTCCGCGTCATCCGCGCTGGAGAACTACTGGCAGCTGGTGACATCGACGAGCTCGCGCTGGGCATTGATGCGCAGGACTGGTTTATGGATTACCGCAATGCCGATGGTTCAGTAGCAGAAATGTGTGGCAATGGTACTCGCGTCTTTGCCCACTGGGTGCGCTCCCGTGGGCTGGTGGACAAGGACACCTTCACGGTGGGTACGCGTGCCGGAGCCAAACGTGTGACCGTTCACTCTTTCACTGAGACCGATGCTGAGGTCAGTGTGGAGATGGGCCCGGCCACTGTGCTCGGTGTGTCCACCGCCTCGATGGCGGGGGAGAAGTTCGCGGGCCTTGGCGTGGATATGGGAAACCCACATTTGGCTGCGGTTATCCCAGGGCTGAGCGCGGAGGCGTTGGCCCAAAGGACCCTTGAACAGCCGGTTATTGATACAGAGTTCTTTCCGGCGGGAGTGAATGTCGAGATCGTCACTCCCCTCGAGGCGGGCACTGTTCACATGCGAGTATTCGAGCGCGGGGTCGGGGAGACCCGTTCCTGTGGCACGGGTACGGTGGCGGCTGCACGTGCCGCGCTTGCCGACGCCTCCCAGGCAACCGGCACCGTCCGTGTCATTGTCCCCGGTGGTGAGGTCACAGTGGAGATTACCGAGGACGGCTCCACGCTCACTGGGCCATCGCGCATCGTGGCGACCGGAGAGACGTCGCTGTAG
- the miaA gene encoding tRNA (adenosine(37)-N6)-dimethylallyltransferase MiaA: MNSSAPTPIAVVGPTASGKSALGVSLAHELEGEVVNVDSMQLYRGMDIGTAKLSLDEREGIPHHQLDVWEVTDTASVARYQAAAIADVEDILSRGKTPILVGGSMLYVQSLVDNWQFPPTDPAVRARFEARRQEIGTDALHAELAEIDPAAAAIIEDKDPRRTVRALEVIELTGKPFKASQPPKNAPPRWGTRILGLRTDAEWLNPRIDLRSRLMFDNGLVEEVEKLQAQGLVADSTAGRAIGYAQVLDAQRGELTWDEAIERTITGTRRYVRRQRAWFNRDKRISWLDAAGDTRDQALRVLESR, translated from the coding sequence ATGAACTCCTCTGCGCCAACCCCCATCGCGGTGGTGGGGCCCACGGCCTCCGGAAAGTCTGCGCTGGGTGTGTCCCTTGCCCATGAGCTGGAGGGTGAAGTCGTCAACGTGGATTCCATGCAGCTTTACCGTGGCATGGACATTGGCACAGCCAAGCTAAGCCTGGACGAACGTGAGGGGATTCCGCACCATCAACTTGATGTGTGGGAGGTGACGGACACCGCGTCCGTAGCCCGCTACCAGGCTGCTGCTATCGCTGATGTGGAGGACATTCTCTCCCGTGGGAAAACCCCGATCTTGGTGGGCGGTTCCATGCTGTACGTGCAGTCACTGGTGGATAATTGGCAATTCCCGCCGACCGATCCTGCGGTTCGTGCTCGTTTTGAAGCACGCCGCCAAGAGATTGGTACAGATGCTCTGCATGCGGAGCTCGCCGAGATCGATCCTGCCGCAGCCGCAATCATCGAGGACAAAGACCCCCGTCGCACCGTGCGCGCGCTGGAAGTCATTGAGTTAACCGGCAAGCCCTTCAAAGCTAGCCAGCCACCCAAGAACGCTCCGCCGCGGTGGGGCACGCGCATCCTCGGGCTTCGCACGGATGCTGAATGGCTAAATCCCCGTATTGATCTGCGCAGCCGTCTCATGTTCGACAACGGCCTGGTCGAGGAAGTTGAGAAGCTCCAGGCTCAGGGCTTGGTTGCAGACTCCACAGCGGGGCGGGCCATCGGCTACGCCCAGGTCCTCGATGCTCAGCGCGGGGAGCTGACCTGGGACGAAGCTATCGAGCGCACCATCACCGGCACGCGTCGCTATGTGCGCCGGCAGCGCGCCTGGTTTAACAGGGATAAACGCATTTCTTGGTTGGATGCCGCCGGCGATACACGGGATCAAGCTTTGCGTGTCCTGGAGAGCCGTTAG
- a CDS encoding DUF349 domain-containing protein, whose product MSAIPSPGAMPRKGARPGPKPSAPAARPAQPPKNDPAKWGRVDADGSVYVNAPEGERKIGDWQAGTPEEGLAHYGARYDDLSTEIELLESRLNAHPGDASSIKTTAAELRESLPTQAVIGDIAALDKRLAAVIEHSVEAGEQAQADKARRREEAIAKKEKLAAEAEDIAANSTEWKAAGDRIRAILEEWKQIRGIDRKTDDALWKRYSRARDSFNRRRGSHFAELDRNRAAARAKKEELVERAEAIKESTNWGETARAYRDLMTEWKAAGRAPREVDDKLWAKFRAAQDYFFNARNAVNDERDKQFAENAAAKDALIEEYDSQIDPSKSIDGAKAKLRELQEKWEEIGFVPRNQVREYEAKISALEKRVSEAEDSEWRRTDPEAQARVAQFQSKVDDFTAQADAAEAKGNTKKAEDLRAQAAQWQEFADAAAAAVNDK is encoded by the coding sequence ATGTCCGCTATCCCAAGCCCTGGAGCAATGCCCCGCAAAGGCGCTCGTCCCGGCCCTAAGCCCTCCGCACCGGCAGCACGCCCCGCTCAGCCCCCGAAGAATGACCCAGCCAAGTGGGGTCGCGTCGATGCTGATGGCTCGGTGTATGTCAACGCCCCTGAGGGCGAGCGCAAGATTGGTGACTGGCAAGCCGGTACTCCGGAGGAAGGCCTCGCGCACTATGGCGCACGCTATGACGACCTCTCCACGGAAATCGAGTTGCTCGAGTCGCGTCTGAATGCCCACCCAGGGGATGCTTCCTCTATCAAGACCACCGCTGCGGAACTACGCGAGTCTCTCCCTACTCAGGCCGTCATTGGCGATATCGCCGCGTTGGACAAGCGCCTCGCAGCCGTTATCGAGCACTCCGTTGAGGCCGGTGAGCAGGCCCAGGCTGACAAGGCCCGTCGCCGCGAAGAAGCCATTGCAAAGAAGGAGAAGCTCGCCGCTGAGGCAGAGGACATCGCCGCTAACTCCACCGAGTGGAAGGCTGCCGGTGACCGCATCCGCGCCATTCTAGAGGAATGGAAGCAGATCCGTGGCATCGACCGGAAGACCGATGATGCACTGTGGAAGCGGTACTCCCGCGCTCGTGATTCGTTCAACCGCCGCCGCGGCTCTCACTTTGCGGAGCTGGACCGCAACCGCGCCGCTGCCCGCGCTAAGAAGGAAGAACTGGTGGAGCGCGCCGAGGCCATCAAGGAGTCCACCAACTGGGGTGAGACTGCCCGCGCGTACCGTGACCTGATGACGGAGTGGAAGGCAGCTGGCCGCGCTCCACGCGAGGTGGACGATAAGCTCTGGGCCAAGTTCCGCGCAGCCCAGGATTACTTCTTCAATGCCCGCAACGCAGTCAACGACGAGCGCGATAAGCAATTCGCTGAGAACGCCGCAGCCAAGGATGCACTCATTGAGGAGTATGACTCCCAGATTGATCCGTCTAAGTCCATCGATGGGGCCAAGGCCAAGCTGCGCGAGCTGCAGGAGAAGTGGGAAGAGATTGGTTTCGTCCCGCGCAACCAGGTTCGTGAATACGAGGCCAAGATTTCTGCGCTGGAAAAGCGCGTGAGCGAAGCCGAGGACTCCGAGTGGCGCCGCACTGATCCGGAGGCCCAGGCCCGCGTGGCCCAGTTCCAGTCCAAGGTCGATGACTTCACTGCCCAGGCAGACGCCGCGGAAGCAAAGGGCAACACTAAAAAGGCCGAGGACCTTCGCGCCCAGGCCGCTCAGTGGCAGGAGTTCGCGGACGCCGCCGCGGCTGCTGTCAACGACAAGTAA
- a CDS encoding GNAT family N-acetyltransferase, with product MFVQIVAPPGSAHAEPADCLRSFVFDANLAAQEASGDPAASGSPRRVLQRLQGSTESRTLLFGLTDSALGEAGELGLPVISAAEPSPEIDFDGFIHISLPLLEETENADIECVLSAELLPLPGEKLEPDALEVTRALAQEALRLTRQLGRRTAQVGMLYPPDADYTYDPMSQAYLELGFKRKHAEHQLYVDIRPTPPVLGAQVWADYDIPEEFLDDVLRLLTVASTDAIFGDLSVEPIVWTRQRLAEAHARLRSRGAHTLLVGLIENGSVVALTEFSRHGDADPEVCEWTLTVTDREHRRRGLATRAKQHAQHAVAQHWPDVRRAYCSVADADPAMNALYARLGAHAISASSAYELTV from the coding sequence GTGTTTGTTCAGATTGTCGCCCCGCCGGGCTCAGCCCATGCTGAACCGGCGGATTGTCTGCGAAGTTTCGTCTTTGACGCGAACCTTGCAGCCCAAGAAGCCAGCGGTGATCCGGCCGCAAGTGGCTCCCCGCGCCGCGTACTCCAACGCCTCCAAGGTTCGACGGAGTCCCGCACCCTGCTTTTTGGGTTGACCGATTCCGCGTTGGGTGAAGCAGGCGAGCTCGGGCTTCCTGTCATTTCCGCGGCGGAACCCAGCCCGGAGATAGATTTTGATGGATTCATCCATATTTCCTTACCGCTGCTGGAGGAAACCGAAAACGCCGATATCGAATGTGTTCTGTCGGCGGAACTCCTGCCCCTGCCCGGGGAGAAGCTGGAGCCAGATGCCCTCGAGGTGACGCGTGCTCTAGCACAGGAGGCCTTACGCTTGACCCGCCAGCTTGGTCGCCGCACCGCCCAGGTGGGCATGCTGTACCCGCCGGATGCGGACTATACCTACGATCCGATGTCGCAGGCCTACCTTGAGCTGGGTTTTAAGCGTAAGCACGCCGAGCATCAGCTGTATGTCGACATCAGGCCTACTCCCCCAGTGCTCGGCGCGCAGGTGTGGGCGGACTATGACATCCCAGAGGAGTTTCTCGATGACGTCCTCCGGCTGCTCACTGTCGCCTCCACCGATGCCATCTTTGGGGACTTAAGTGTGGAACCTATTGTCTGGACGCGCCAACGCCTCGCTGAGGCGCATGCACGGCTGCGCTCCCGCGGGGCGCACACGCTGCTCGTCGGGCTCATTGAGAACGGCAGCGTCGTCGCCCTTACGGAGTTTTCCCGGCATGGCGATGCTGACCCAGAGGTCTGCGAGTGGACGCTCACGGTCACCGACCGTGAACACCGTCGCCGCGGGCTCGCCACGCGTGCCAAACAGCATGCTCAGCATGCGGTGGCGCAGCACTGGCCCGATGTGCGCCGCGCCTACTGCTCCGTCGCGGATGCCGATCCCGCCATGAATGCGTTATATGCGCGGCTAGGCGCACACGCTATTTCTGCCAGCAGCGCCTACGAGCTGACCGTGTAG
- a CDS encoding alkene reductase: MATLFEPLDLGRLTLPNRMTMAALTRSRAGRDGIPTQLHETYYSQRASLGLIVTEGVFPAVRCRTFPGQAGIETPEQIAGWRRVADSVHEAGGRIFMQVMNGGRLSHASLQDGAEPVAPSALASGTAVRDFESRKECPVPRALDSSELPGIVEQFRHAARNASDAGLDGVEIHGANGYLLHQFLSPNSNHREDAYGGSPENRYRLVEEIVRAAAKEIGADRVALRLSPQNNIQGIEELDADDVLATYGGLLDATADLGLAYVSFLHADPTGELISELSSRARANGRTRIILNSGFGHVTQHAEAETLVQHGDAVAVGRLVISNPDLVRRWEEQLPVAAPDESTFYTGGERGYTDYPFYTVSS, from the coding sequence ATGGCTACGCTTTTTGAACCACTCGACCTTGGACGACTAACCCTGCCGAACCGCATGACTATGGCGGCGCTGACTCGTTCGCGTGCTGGTCGTGATGGCATCCCCACTCAGTTGCACGAGACCTACTACTCACAGCGTGCTTCTCTGGGATTGATCGTGACGGAAGGTGTTTTCCCTGCGGTGCGCTGCCGTACCTTCCCGGGCCAAGCGGGCATTGAAACTCCAGAACAGATTGCTGGTTGGCGTCGCGTGGCGGATTCCGTCCACGAGGCCGGCGGTCGCATCTTCATGCAGGTCATGAACGGCGGGCGCCTATCCCATGCGAGCTTGCAGGATGGTGCTGAACCTGTCGCACCATCAGCGTTGGCCTCCGGCACAGCAGTGCGTGATTTTGAGTCTCGGAAGGAGTGCCCAGTGCCCCGAGCGCTCGACAGCTCTGAACTGCCGGGCATCGTCGAGCAATTCCGACACGCAGCGCGCAACGCTAGTGACGCTGGACTGGACGGAGTGGAGATTCATGGCGCGAACGGCTACCTTCTCCACCAATTCCTTTCCCCAAACTCGAATCACCGCGAGGACGCCTACGGCGGCTCCCCGGAGAATCGCTACCGGCTCGTTGAGGAGATTGTGCGTGCGGCGGCAAAGGAGATTGGCGCAGATCGCGTTGCTCTTCGCCTTTCACCCCAGAACAACATTCAAGGTATCGAGGAACTGGACGCCGATGACGTACTCGCTACGTATGGCGGGCTTCTCGACGCCACCGCAGACCTCGGCTTGGCCTACGTGTCCTTCCTGCATGCGGACCCGACGGGCGAGCTCATCAGCGAACTCAGCTCCCGTGCCCGCGCTAATGGGCGCACCCGCATCATCCTCAACTCGGGCTTTGGCCACGTGACCCAGCATGCGGAAGCTGAAACGCTCGTGCAGCATGGAGACGCTGTGGCCGTTGGCCGTTTGGTCATTTCTAACCCGGACCTCGTGCGTCGCTGGGAGGAGCAGCTGCCGGTTGCCGCACCGGACGAGTCCACGTTCTACACCGGCGGTGAGCGTGGTTATACCGACTATCCCTTCTACACGGTCAGCTCGTAG